One stretch of Candidatus Baltobacteraceae bacterium DNA includes these proteins:
- a CDS encoding VOC family protein: protein MNVKGLNHAVLRVRDLERSLAFYHDVLGLETIARAGRTMAFMRAPGSENHHDLGLARVGPDAPAPDERGVGLYHLAWEVEEIESLRDALAAFQRYGTLSGMSNHGSTKSVYGYDLDGNEFEVMWVVPREYWGEFENSAPTARLDLEAEIASWGKKTHA, encoded by the coding sequence ATGAACGTCAAAGGGCTCAATCATGCGGTGCTGCGGGTGCGCGACCTCGAGCGCAGCCTCGCGTTTTATCACGATGTACTCGGACTCGAGACAATCGCGCGCGCCGGACGGACGATGGCGTTCATGCGGGCTCCCGGTTCGGAGAATCATCACGATCTCGGCTTGGCGCGTGTCGGTCCCGATGCGCCGGCACCGGACGAACGCGGCGTCGGCCTCTACCATCTTGCGTGGGAAGTCGAGGAGATCGAGTCGTTGCGCGACGCACTCGCGGCATTCCAGCGCTACGGTACGCTCAGCGGCATGAGCAATCACGGCTCAACGAAATCAGTGTATGGCTACGATCTCGACGGTAACGAGTTCGAGGTAATGTGGGTGGTGCCACGCGAGTATTGGGGCGAGTTCGAGAACAGCGCACCGACTGCCCGACTCGATCTCGAAGCCGAAATCGCGAGTTGGGGAAAGAAAACGCACGCATGA
- a CDS encoding tetratricopeptide repeat protein has translation MRKTIVVLLLASLTPFFAPPVPARAETTTLFEQSVGGMMDQWRAEAVNGQLSAVISKIEDFARQHPDNKGPARLLGDLYFRKSDFPAAERTYKKILARYPDDGETWNRLGGLYAAEDRVNDAIAAFNRSVPDPNEYPTLVSLHRRRGDLADFESMVASDAQHNPTDEQKLLSYGMVLRGVGKHDQAIAVFKQALNFSQPNERCPALDDLAVAYADVHRLNDAIPLLQSCLGGNSKDYSALVNLGEAYIELNHLGDARDLLERAIRVKIDKPEAYVDVGYIEDVSQNWKSAVANYQKAIAVDPLWRDAYIDLGYDYYSQKMYALAEAAFIKGLSVSPRDGRLCYLLGVTYRDQGKVALAKQEYEHAVNYGNEENVILAARHDLSELEAEPPNTAH, from the coding sequence ATGCGCAAAACCATCGTCGTGTTGCTCTTGGCGTCGCTGACGCCATTTTTCGCGCCGCCCGTTCCGGCTCGCGCTGAAACGACCACGCTGTTCGAGCAATCCGTCGGCGGAATGATGGATCAATGGCGTGCCGAGGCAGTCAACGGCCAGCTTTCGGCCGTTATTTCGAAGATCGAAGACTTCGCGCGCCAGCATCCCGACAACAAGGGTCCGGCGCGACTGCTCGGTGATCTGTATTTTCGTAAATCCGACTTTCCCGCCGCCGAGCGCACCTATAAGAAGATATTGGCGCGCTATCCGGACGACGGCGAGACCTGGAATCGGCTCGGCGGTCTCTATGCCGCAGAGGATCGCGTCAATGATGCGATCGCTGCGTTCAACCGAAGCGTCCCCGATCCAAACGAATACCCGACGCTCGTTTCGCTCCATCGGCGGCGCGGAGATCTCGCCGACTTCGAGAGCATGGTCGCGTCCGATGCGCAACACAATCCGACCGATGAGCAGAAGCTGCTCAGCTACGGAATGGTGCTGCGGGGCGTCGGGAAACACGATCAGGCAATCGCCGTATTCAAGCAAGCCTTGAATTTCAGTCAGCCGAACGAGAGATGCCCGGCGCTGGACGATCTCGCTGTGGCCTATGCCGATGTGCATCGTCTCAACGATGCGATTCCCTTATTGCAAAGTTGTCTGGGCGGTAACTCCAAAGACTATTCTGCGCTCGTCAATCTTGGCGAAGCGTACATTGAACTTAACCACCTCGGCGATGCGCGTGACCTGCTGGAGCGAGCTATCCGAGTCAAGATCGACAAACCCGAGGCGTACGTCGACGTCGGCTACATCGAGGATGTTTCACAAAATTGGAAGTCAGCGGTCGCCAACTATCAGAAAGCCATTGCCGTCGATCCGCTCTGGCGCGATGCGTATATCGACCTCGGCTACGACTACTACTCGCAGAAAATGTACGCGCTCGCCGAAGCCGCGTTCATCAAAGGCCTATCAGTTTCACCACGTGATGGACGTCTGTGCTACTTGCTTGGCGTAACATATCGCGACCAAGGCAAAGTCGCGCTTGCGAAACAGGAATACGAGCACGCGGTCAATTACGGCAACGAAGAGAACGTTATCCTAGCCGCCCGCCACGATCTTAGCGAGCTTGAGGCCGAACCACCGAATACCGCGCACTAG
- a CDS encoding aminotransferase class I/II-fold pyridoxal phosphate-dependent enzyme — protein MPEDFRSQFERVADWIDGYYRDARRYPVLSRYKPGELVAALPAEAPEEGESFDAIFADFEKLIVPGITHWNHPRFFAYFAISAAPISVLAEMLAAALDVNAMLWRTSPSATELEDVVTAWLARLMRLPKHLHGIIYDTASISGFTALAAARQQAEPSIRMKGMAGRADLAPLRIYITDQTHNHIEKAAIALGIGQENVIKIPCDAQFAMRPDALAAQIESDLAAGMKPMCVCATVGTTSTTSSDPLVAIAEVTRKHNVWLHVDAAYAGPATILPEIRPILDGVEHADSLVMNPHKWMFVPVDLSVLYVREPEILRRAFSLVIDILYTPEVGVHNYMDYGLQLGRRFRALKLWFVLRHYGAAEIRKKLRAHIALAQEFASWVKAESGWEISAPHPLSVVCFRYVADGGTPEAIDARNQAIADEVNATGEIFVSTTRLRGRLVLRLAIGNERTTHDDVEVAWRLIRDHARAKVQA, from the coding sequence ATGCCTGAAGACTTTCGTTCTCAGTTCGAGCGCGTCGCGGATTGGATCGACGGCTACTATCGCGATGCGCGGCGGTACCCGGTTCTCTCGCGGTACAAGCCCGGGGAGCTCGTCGCTGCGCTTCCGGCCGAGGCGCCGGAAGAGGGCGAATCGTTCGACGCGATCTTTGCCGACTTCGAGAAATTGATCGTTCCGGGAATCACGCACTGGAATCATCCGCGCTTCTTCGCATACTTCGCAATCAGTGCGGCGCCGATTTCCGTGCTCGCGGAGATGCTCGCGGCCGCACTCGACGTCAACGCAATGTTGTGGCGTACGTCGCCGTCGGCGACCGAGCTCGAGGACGTCGTCACCGCGTGGTTGGCACGGCTGATGCGACTGCCGAAGCATCTGCACGGCATCATTTACGACACGGCCTCGATCAGCGGTTTTACCGCCCTTGCGGCAGCGCGCCAACAAGCCGAGCCGTCGATTCGGATGAAGGGCATGGCAGGGCGCGCCGATCTCGCGCCGCTCCGGATCTACATTACGGACCAGACGCACAATCATATCGAGAAGGCCGCGATCGCGCTTGGCATCGGACAAGAAAACGTCATCAAGATTCCGTGCGACGCCCAGTTTGCAATGCGGCCGGACGCGCTTGCCGCGCAAATCGAATCGGACCTTGCCGCCGGCATGAAACCGATGTGCGTGTGCGCAACGGTCGGAACGACCTCAACGACGTCCAGCGATCCGCTCGTCGCGATCGCCGAAGTAACGCGCAAGCACAATGTGTGGCTGCATGTCGATGCGGCGTATGCCGGTCCTGCTACGATTCTGCCTGAGATCCGCCCGATTCTCGACGGAGTCGAGCATGCGGATTCGCTGGTAATGAACCCGCACAAGTGGATGTTCGTCCCGGTCGATCTCTCGGTGCTCTACGTTCGGGAGCCCGAGATTCTCCGGCGCGCATTTTCGCTCGTGATCGACATTCTTTATACGCCGGAAGTCGGCGTGCACAACTACATGGACTACGGTTTGCAGCTCGGCAGGCGGTTCCGCGCGCTCAAGCTGTGGTTCGTGCTGCGGCATTACGGTGCGGCCGAGATTCGCAAGAAGCTCCGAGCGCATATTGCCCTCGCGCAAGAGTTTGCGTCGTGGGTCAAAGCCGAGAGCGGTTGGGAAATCTCGGCGCCGCATCCCCTTTCCGTCGTGTGTTTCCGCTATGTAGCCGACGGCGGAACGCCCGAAGCCATTGACGCGCGCAATCAGGCAATTGCGGATGAAGTAAACGCGACCGGCGAGATATTCGTCTCAACAACGCGTCTTAGGGGAAGACTCGTTTTGCGGCTTGCAATCGGAAACGAGCGCACCACGCACGATGACGTCGAGGTCGCGTGGCGCCTTATTCGCGACCACGCCCGCGCAAAGGTGCAAGCGTAG
- a CDS encoding Rid family detoxifying hydrolase, giving the protein MKTSVHSPAAPNPIGPYVQAIAANGMLFCSGQVALDHTTGKLIEGDVGAQTRRALLNLAAVLSAGGASLSDVVKTTVFLVDMNDFAAMNQVYAEVFADSPPARSTVAVAALPAGARVEIEAIALRS; this is encoded by the coding sequence ATGAAAACGTCCGTCCATAGTCCGGCCGCGCCAAACCCAATCGGTCCGTACGTGCAAGCCATCGCAGCCAACGGCATGCTCTTCTGCAGCGGGCAAGTGGCGCTGGATCACACGACGGGCAAATTGATCGAAGGCGACGTCGGCGCGCAAACGCGGCGTGCGCTACTCAATCTTGCCGCGGTGCTTTCCGCAGGCGGAGCGAGCTTGAGCGACGTCGTGAAGACCACCGTCTTTCTCGTCGACATGAACGATTTCGCGGCGATGAATCAGGTCTACGCCGAGGTATTCGCCGATTCACCGCCCGCGCGCTCAACCGTCGCCGTCGCCGCGTTGCCGGCCGGCGCGCGCGTCGAGATCGAGGCTATCGCTCTTCGGAGCTAG
- a CDS encoding aldo/keto reductase, translated as MKYRTYPKTDITVSEVGFGLWTTSTGWWGNKTDAEAVALLREAHDLGITLFDAADTYGNGLSEEHLASAFDGKRDKVIYATKFGYDFYSHTGDRKGQSEIPHDFSPAYVRRALEGSLKRLKTDYIDIWQMHNAHLDQVRDDTLWQLLESLREEGKIRSYGVALGPAIGWLYEGVEAATRRNTTSVQMIWNMLEQFPGDAMLQAARDSNADTGYQIRVPHSSGMLEGKYTLETTFEPSDHRSHRPRSWLVNGIKKIETLRFLERSKRTLGQAALAWLLAEPRVMTVLPNIYDAEQLREFAATSDAPALTADEMGRIAELAKTNFGVEEPPMKYKGTMTFEQLAEENARLAHA; from the coding sequence TTGAAATACCGCACGTACCCCAAGACCGATATTACCGTCAGCGAAGTCGGGTTCGGGTTGTGGACCACGTCGACCGGTTGGTGGGGAAACAAAACTGACGCAGAGGCGGTCGCGCTGCTGCGCGAAGCACACGATCTCGGGATCACGCTATTCGACGCCGCCGACACGTACGGTAATGGCCTCAGCGAGGAGCATCTCGCGAGCGCGTTTGACGGTAAGCGCGACAAGGTCATCTACGCAACGAAGTTTGGCTACGATTTCTATTCGCATACGGGCGACCGCAAGGGTCAATCCGAGATCCCGCACGACTTCTCTCCGGCGTACGTCCGCCGCGCGCTCGAAGGCTCGCTCAAGCGTCTGAAGACGGACTACATCGACATCTGGCAGATGCACAATGCGCATCTCGATCAAGTCCGCGATGATACGCTGTGGCAGCTCCTCGAGTCACTACGCGAAGAAGGCAAGATCCGCTCGTACGGCGTTGCGCTCGGTCCCGCGATCGGATGGCTGTACGAAGGTGTCGAGGCGGCAACGCGACGCAACACGACGAGCGTCCAGATGATCTGGAATATGCTCGAGCAGTTTCCGGGCGACGCAATGCTGCAAGCCGCACGCGATTCGAACGCCGACACCGGCTATCAGATTCGCGTCCCGCATTCGAGTGGAATGCTCGAAGGCAAGTACACGCTCGAGACGACGTTTGAGCCCAGCGATCATCGCTCGCACCGCCCCCGCTCGTGGCTGGTCAACGGCATCAAGAAAATTGAGACGCTGCGCTTTCTCGAGCGTTCGAAACGTACGCTCGGGCAGGCCGCACTTGCGTGGCTGCTCGCGGAGCCGCGCGTCATGACCGTGCTGCCGAACATCTACGATGCCGAACAGCTGCGCGAGTTCGCGGCGACCTCGGACGCCCCGGCCTTAACCGCCGATGAAATGGGGCGCATCGCCGAGCTCGCAAAGACGAACTTCGGCGTCGAAGAACCACCCATGAAATATAAGGGAACGATGACCTTCGAACAGCTCGCGGAAGAGAACGCCCGGTTAGCACACGCATGA